From Shewanella psychrophila, a single genomic window includes:
- the pdsS gene encoding proteobacterial dedicated sortase system histidine kinase codes for MNLKYKLSKFHPPIGLRSKVAILSLFLLCLPWLGYQYVWEMEKYLRYGQEKTLEGTTQALATALHERPSLFDIQASFLTQVEQGRDLYAYPLAGAIQLDGRLHDWASYRHRSINYGEDHQIFKRLADAPLNVSFNHMVGKYAGFLYAFFEVTDPSVIYRGTNSLKIDVNDHLAIATLAPDGKFKRYIIATQEDGWVSSYELPEDPKKRMPVTPELKIQGKWVKTRVGYNVEIRMPLDMVGSKLGFAIYDVNDKKTRILDAIVGTSAIDDVESLGTVLVPSPEIESIIKGMSHNSSRIWVVDKHGRVLAKSGDIRTSSSVWTRTVQDTPDDSFWGHFKRDYLHRFYYKILTTPPKDFIDSLQDSTVLKGSHIKNALAGRQGSTWRLTPDNKAVILAAASPIWIDDKVMGVVIAEETTHGIRTLRNKALEKLFNVILTIMSMGTLALFFFASSISSRIRKLRDEAEEAIDSQGRIRKTIQGSEVRDEIGDLSRSFASIVGRLGQYTHYLENMSSRLSHELRTPVAVVRSSLEHLSLQQLDPDTRKYVDRAEEGVSRLNMILNNMSEATRLEESLSQAEVDIFPLSKVISGCMQGYQLTYPNKEFLVSVTQEPLTMSGVPEYIAQLMDKLIANALEFSTDNTPITVTLTAKHRHAELTISNFGPLLPEKMAEQIFESMVSVRQQKAQDKPHLGLGLYIARLITDFHRGSIKARDLQAPNKKGSESAVRDKSGVEILVSLPYIKD; via the coding sequence ATGAACCTGAAGTACAAACTATCGAAATTTCATCCTCCGATAGGCCTAAGATCGAAAGTCGCCATTTTATCTCTGTTCCTGCTTTGTCTGCCCTGGTTAGGCTATCAATATGTATGGGAGATGGAAAAATACCTGAGATACGGCCAGGAGAAAACACTCGAGGGTACCACACAGGCTCTCGCTACGGCGCTACATGAACGCCCTAGCCTCTTTGACATACAAGCCAGCTTTCTTACACAGGTAGAGCAAGGGCGCGACCTCTACGCTTATCCTTTAGCCGGAGCGATTCAACTCGACGGCAGGCTACATGACTGGGCCTCCTATCGCCACAGAAGTATCAATTATGGCGAAGACCATCAAATCTTTAAACGTTTAGCCGACGCACCGTTAAACGTTAGTTTTAATCATATGGTGGGCAAATACGCTGGGTTCCTCTACGCCTTCTTTGAAGTAACAGATCCCAGTGTGATCTATCGTGGCACCAACAGCCTCAAGATCGATGTCAATGATCACCTAGCCATTGCCACATTGGCACCCGATGGAAAATTCAAACGCTACATCATCGCCACCCAAGAAGATGGTTGGGTGAGTTCCTATGAACTGCCTGAAGACCCCAAAAAAAGAATGCCTGTTACCCCGGAGCTTAAAATTCAGGGAAAGTGGGTTAAAACCCGAGTAGGTTACAATGTCGAAATACGCATGCCACTGGATATGGTCGGCAGTAAGCTGGGGTTTGCTATCTATGATGTAAACGATAAGAAGACGCGCATTCTAGATGCGATTGTCGGTACATCGGCTATCGATGATGTGGAAAGCTTAGGCACAGTACTGGTTCCATCTCCGGAAATTGAAAGCATCATCAAAGGAATGAGTCATAACAGTTCCCGTATTTGGGTGGTCGATAAACATGGACGCGTATTAGCCAAATCAGGTGACATTCGTACAAGTAGTAGTGTCTGGACCCGCACAGTGCAAGATACGCCCGATGATTCGTTCTGGGGTCACTTTAAGCGGGACTACCTCCACCGTTTCTATTATAAAATCTTAACCACACCTCCTAAAGACTTTATCGACTCCCTGCAGGACTCTACAGTGCTCAAAGGTAGCCATATCAAGAATGCATTAGCTGGTCGGCAAGGGTCCACCTGGCGTCTAACACCGGATAATAAAGCCGTCATCCTGGCTGCGGCCAGCCCTATCTGGATTGATGATAAGGTCATGGGTGTAGTGATAGCCGAGGAAACCACGCATGGTATCCGTACCCTGCGTAACAAGGCCCTGGAGAAATTGTTTAACGTCATTCTGACCATCATGAGCATGGGCACCTTAGCCCTATTCTTTTTCGCTTCCAGCATATCCAGCAGGATAAGAAAGCTCAGGGACGAAGCCGAAGAAGCAATAGACAGCCAAGGACGGATCAGAAAAACAATACAGGGCTCTGAAGTCAGAGATGAAATTGGCGATCTTTCAAGAAGTTTTGCCAGCATTGTCGGTCGCTTGGGTCAATACACTCACTACCTTGAGAATATGTCTTCACGCTTATCCCATGAGCTGAGAACCCCTGTGGCCGTGGTGCGGTCATCACTTGAGCACCTAAGCCTGCAACAGTTAGATCCTGACACCCGAAAATACGTCGATCGGGCGGAAGAAGGCGTTAGTAGACTCAATATGATCCTCAATAACATGAGCGAAGCCACACGCCTAGAAGAGAGTTTATCTCAAGCCGAAGTTGACATATTTCCTCTCTCCAAGGTCATTTCAGGATGTATGCAAGGCTATCAGCTCACCTACCCTAACAAAGAGTTTCTGGTTTCTGTCACACAGGAGCCTTTAACCATGAGTGGTGTGCCCGAGTATATCGCTCAACTCATGGATAAACTGATTGCCAACGCGTTAGAGTTCAGCACCGACAATACGCCCATTACTGTCACCCTAACGGCCAAACACAGACACGCCGAGCTAACTATTTCGAACTTTGGCCCCCTATTACCTGAAAAAATGGCAGAGCAAATTTTCGAGTCTATGGTCTCTGTTCGACAACAAAAGGCCCAAGACAAGCCTCATTTAGGTCTCGGTCTCTATATCGCCCGGCTTATCACTGACTTCCACCGCGGTTCCATCAAGGCAAGGGATCTACAAGCTCCGAACAAAAAAGGCAGCGAAAGTGCCGTTCGAGATAAATCAGGGGTCGAAATTTTGGTTTCACTACCTTATATAAAAGACTAA
- the pdsR gene encoding proteobacterial dedicated sortase system response regulator → MKRIAIVEDEVAIRENYKEVLQQQGYSVQAYANRPMAMQAFLTRLPDLAIIDIGLEDEIDGGFTLCQSLRAMSSNLPIIFLTARDSDFDTVCGLRLGADDYLSKDVSFPHLIARLAALFRRSELQGKEIANENLLERDKLVIDINRMQVYWNKTHIELTVTEFWMVHALAKRPGHVRNRQELMQEAKIFVDDSTITSHVKRIRKKFLILDSNFDCIDTVYGMGYRWDPQR, encoded by the coding sequence AACAGCAAGGCTACAGTGTTCAAGCCTATGCCAATCGTCCGATGGCGATGCAGGCCTTCTTGACTCGTCTCCCAGACCTGGCAATCATTGATATCGGACTCGAAGATGAAATCGACGGCGGGTTTACCCTTTGTCAGTCCCTCAGAGCCATGTCGAGTAACCTACCAATCATTTTTTTAACCGCGAGAGACAGCGATTTTGATACCGTATGTGGCCTCAGATTGGGCGCCGATGATTACTTGAGTAAAGATGTCAGCTTCCCCCACTTAATTGCCAGACTGGCAGCCCTGTTTCGTCGTTCCGAACTTCAAGGCAAAGAGATAGCCAATGAAAACTTACTAGAGCGAGATAAACTGGTTATCGATATCAATCGCATGCAAGTGTATTGGAACAAGACTCATATTGAACTCACGGTTACCGAGTTCTGGATGGTGCACGCACTGGCAAAACGTCCAGGGCATGTTAGAAACAGACAGGAATTGATGCAGGAAGCTAAGATTTTTGTGGATGACAGCACCATCACGTCCCATGTCAAAAGGATCAGAAAGAAGTTCCTCATCCTCGACTCAAATTTCGACTGCATCGATACCGTTTATGGAATGGGATATCGTTGGGACCCTCAGCGCTAA